The following are encoded in a window of Streptomyces sp. 11x1 genomic DNA:
- the cobT gene encoding nicotinate-nucleotide--dimethylbenzimidazole phosphoribosyltransferase: MTDTGQVPGEGLPESAGMVEQPGVPAPGAYTYLSETAAEDEDLLLPGAQGAWGNEMPPPAPEPVVQVVHEPGPHEMSGRDSGAHDLSAVRTPVATPVPQPPVARRPLHLGPPTPDASASPVRSLADRGPAGAPVPPGAARHAGPSTTGPEYLDGPQQPVSQWVGAPAQAAPARGVAEGGAAAETVVPQETPLSVAVAEAPLAAEAPQGAAADEEVQDLEALHQAQDAAYALAQEAAVAQFRTPEAVGTPVAAHLQAPEVTEAPETADAPAAHVEAPAADAAATAVEVPQAAQTTAEAEASQVAEAPRAVEPAQVPPSVEAPASDQHQIPVPGAAVEPTAAETAEAAAAAGAVEEPAQPPQAEAPQPEQAAMTPEAQAPETQVVGAPAAEEAAAATAAAQAPDATPFPPAAQDPEPIAAQTVDEAQDAPQAAPETEAAAPVDASAEDRPAEAPVPSQPEAVTADPATPPTEAAGPEQPATAPQQQTPTAVPDEPASTEAPDPQTAAVAPDEENAAASSAEQTAEVPPDTAPDTEPAQDPAQSAQTPAAEEPQPTETDQAGPHPTGQDPQVAEPDAPAANPANQEQDPAQGQTQDQDQDPSQDPAVAAQAAVTVPQPEPAQPLTSDTTAEPEATEADAAVQPTDDADAQDPAPADESTGEVPPPAEPTAAPAPASVDPASADPSVAEPLAADAQAAPASGIDAPQGAVIQPPAEPEADAPALAVSSQEPAPETEALVLPPLPEHAGPTPAAAEFPAAEGQTDAPEPQTATTEGAPETEGEPVAARVPAPRDSEAETIVVPQPLAAAGAHPDVVQSAEDLDTRAAGQEDDETTAPEAAAVESAAEESAAPVEEVPEDVRDEVRQPTGPAAPPYDDAEREAVLKVMRERRDIRNGFRSDPIPHDVLLRVLEAAHTAPSVGHSQPWDFVVIRSAETRRTMHELAQRQREAYAKSLPKGRAKQFKELKIEAILDTPVNIVVTADPTRGGRHTLGRHTQPQMAPYSSALAVENLWLAARAEGLGVGWVSFFDEREMVRALGLPEHLEVVAYLCVGYVDEFPEEPELMQAGWAKRRPLSWVVHEETYGRRALPGAEPHDLLAETVAGIRPLDAKALGEAWERQKRMTKPAGALGMLEIISAQLAGLSRQCPPPIPEPAAVAIFAGDHGVHAQGVTPWPQEVTAQMVANFLGGGAVCNAFAAQVGAEVCVVDVGVASDLPATPGLLPRKVRAGTSDMTTGPAMTREEAKQAIEVGIETARDLVAAGNKALLTGEMGIANTTASAALIAVFTGADPSEVTGRGTGINDETLARKTEVVRRAIELHQPDPADPIGVLAAIGGFEHAAIVGLLLGGASLRTPVILDGVSAGAAALVARAIAPEVLAACIAGHRSAEPGHVAALQKLGLRPLVDLDLRLGEGTGALLALPVVQSAARAMHEVATFDSAGVTEK, from the coding sequence ATGACCGACACCGGCCAGGTCCCGGGCGAGGGACTGCCGGAGAGCGCAGGCATGGTGGAGCAGCCGGGCGTCCCCGCGCCGGGTGCGTACACCTACCTCTCCGAGACCGCCGCCGAGGACGAGGACCTTCTGCTGCCGGGCGCCCAGGGCGCGTGGGGCAACGAGATGCCGCCGCCCGCCCCCGAGCCCGTCGTCCAGGTCGTCCACGAGCCGGGACCGCACGAGATGTCCGGTCGCGACAGCGGCGCGCACGACCTCAGTGCCGTCCGCACCCCCGTCGCGACGCCCGTCCCGCAGCCGCCGGTGGCCCGCCGCCCGCTGCACCTCGGCCCGCCGACCCCCGACGCCTCCGCCAGCCCGGTCCGCTCCCTCGCCGACCGGGGCCCGGCCGGCGCTCCCGTACCGCCGGGCGCCGCACGCCACGCCGGTCCTTCCACCACCGGTCCGGAGTACCTCGACGGGCCACAGCAGCCTGTGTCGCAGTGGGTGGGCGCCCCCGCCCAGGCCGCTCCCGCGCGGGGAGTCGCCGAAGGGGGAGCGGCTGCAGAAACGGTCGTTCCGCAGGAGACGCCCCTCTCCGTGGCCGTGGCCGAGGCGCCGCTGGCGGCGGAGGCCCCGCAGGGCGCGGCGGCCGACGAGGAGGTCCAGGACCTCGAGGCCCTCCACCAGGCGCAGGACGCCGCCTACGCCCTGGCCCAGGAGGCCGCGGTCGCGCAGTTCCGCACCCCGGAGGCGGTCGGGACGCCGGTCGCGGCACACCTCCAGGCCCCCGAGGTCACGGAAGCGCCGGAGACGGCTGATGCGCCGGCCGCCCACGTCGAGGCTCCGGCCGCCGATGCCGCCGCAACGGCCGTCGAGGTTCCGCAGGCGGCCCAGACGACGGCTGAGGCCGAGGCCTCGCAGGTGGCCGAGGCACCCAGAGCCGTCGAGCCCGCCCAGGTCCCCCCATCCGTCGAGGCACCCGCCTCCGACCAGCACCAGATTCCTGTCCCCGGGGCTGCCGTCGAGCCCACGGCTGCGGAGACGGCCGAAGCCGCGGCCGCGGCTGGGGCCGTCGAGGAGCCCGCGCAGCCTCCGCAGGCCGAGGCGCCGCAGCCCGAGCAGGCCGCGATGACTCCCGAGGCCCAGGCTCCCGAAACCCAGGTCGTCGGGGCCCCGGCCGCCGAGGAGGCCGCCGCTGCCACCGCGGCCGCACAGGCACCGGACGCGACGCCTTTCCCCCCGGCCGCACAGGACCCCGAGCCGATCGCGGCACAGACCGTCGACGAGGCACAGGACGCCCCCCAGGCCGCACCGGAGACGGAGGCCGCCGCCCCGGTCGACGCTTCCGCCGAGGACCGGCCCGCAGAGGCGCCCGTGCCGTCGCAGCCCGAAGCCGTGACCGCAGACCCGGCGACGCCACCGACCGAGGCAGCGGGCCCCGAGCAGCCCGCCACCGCACCCCAGCAGCAGACGCCGACTGCCGTGCCCGACGAGCCGGCCTCCACCGAAGCCCCGGACCCGCAGACCGCGGCCGTCGCGCCGGATGAGGAGAACGCCGCCGCGTCCTCGGCCGAGCAGACCGCCGAGGTCCCGCCGGACACGGCCCCGGACACCGAGCCCGCGCAGGACCCCGCGCAGTCGGCGCAGACCCCGGCCGCCGAGGAGCCCCAGCCGACGGAGACCGACCAGGCGGGCCCGCACCCCACGGGCCAGGACCCGCAGGTCGCCGAGCCGGACGCACCCGCCGCGAACCCGGCGAACCAGGAACAGGACCCGGCCCAAGGCCAGACCCAGGACCAGGATCAGGACCCGAGCCAGGACCCGGCCGTGGCGGCCCAGGCCGCCGTGACCGTCCCGCAGCCGGAGCCCGCGCAGCCCCTCACCTCCGACACCACCGCCGAGCCGGAGGCCACGGAAGCGGACGCGGCGGTCCAGCCGACCGACGACGCGGACGCCCAAGACCCCGCCCCCGCCGACGAGTCGACCGGCGAGGTCCCGCCTCCCGCCGAGCCCACGGCCGCCCCCGCCCCCGCATCCGTGGACCCGGCCTCCGCCGACCCGTCGGTCGCCGAGCCGCTCGCCGCAGACGCCCAGGCAGCACCGGCCTCCGGGATCGATGCCCCGCAGGGCGCCGTCATCCAGCCCCCGGCCGAGCCCGAGGCCGACGCCCCGGCCCTCGCGGTGAGCTCCCAGGAGCCTGCGCCCGAGACCGAGGCGCTGGTGCTTCCTCCGCTCCCCGAGCACGCCGGCCCGACGCCCGCCGCTGCCGAGTTCCCGGCCGCCGAGGGACAGACGGACGCGCCCGAGCCGCAGACAGCGACGACTGAGGGCGCACCGGAGACGGAGGGCGAGCCCGTGGCTGCCAGGGTCCCCGCCCCCCGGGACTCCGAGGCCGAGACGATCGTCGTACCGCAGCCGCTCGCGGCGGCCGGCGCCCACCCGGACGTCGTCCAGAGCGCCGAGGACCTCGACACCAGGGCCGCCGGCCAGGAGGACGACGAAACGACGGCGCCGGAGGCAGCAGCAGTGGAATCAGCAGCCGAAGAGAGCGCGGCCCCGGTGGAAGAAGTACCCGAAGACGTGAGGGACGAAGTGCGGCAGCCCACCGGTCCGGCCGCGCCCCCCTACGACGACGCCGAGCGCGAGGCCGTCCTGAAGGTCATGCGGGAGCGCCGCGACATCCGCAACGGCTTCCGCTCCGACCCCATCCCGCACGACGTGCTGCTCCGTGTCCTGGAGGCCGCCCACACGGCCCCCTCCGTAGGCCACTCGCAGCCCTGGGACTTCGTGGTCATCCGGTCGGCCGAGACCCGCCGCACCATGCACGAACTCGCCCAGCGCCAGCGCGAGGCGTACGCCAAGTCGCTGCCCAAGGGCCGGGCGAAGCAGTTCAAGGAACTGAAGATCGAGGCGATCCTCGACACCCCGGTCAACATCGTCGTCACCGCCGACCCGACCCGCGGCGGCCGCCACACCCTGGGCCGCCACACCCAGCCGCAGATGGCGCCCTACTCCTCCGCGCTCGCGGTCGAGAACCTGTGGCTCGCGGCCCGCGCGGAGGGCCTCGGCGTCGGCTGGGTCAGCTTCTTCGACGAGCGCGAGATGGTCCGCGCCCTCGGCCTCCCCGAACACCTGGAGGTCGTGGCGTACCTGTGCGTCGGGTACGTCGACGAGTTCCCGGAGGAGCCCGAGCTGATGCAGGCGGGCTGGGCCAAGCGCCGCCCGCTGTCCTGGGTCGTCCACGAGGAGACGTACGGCCGCCGCGCCCTGCCCGGCGCCGAGCCGCACGACCTCCTCGCCGAGACCGTCGCCGGTATCCGCCCGCTGGACGCCAAGGCGCTCGGCGAGGCGTGGGAACGGCAGAAGCGCATGACCAAACCGGCCGGCGCCCTCGGCATGCTGGAGATCATCTCCGCCCAGCTGGCCGGGCTGTCCCGCCAGTGCCCGCCGCCGATCCCGGAGCCCGCGGCCGTCGCGATCTTCGCGGGCGACCACGGTGTCCACGCCCAGGGCGTCACCCCCTGGCCCCAGGAGGTGACGGCCCAGATGGTCGCCAACTTCCTCGGCGGGGGAGCGGTCTGCAATGCCTTCGCCGCCCAGGTGGGCGCCGAGGTCTGCGTCGTGGACGTGGGCGTGGCGAGCGACCTCCCGGCCACCCCGGGGCTGCTGCCGCGCAAGGTCCGCGCCGGTACGTCCGACATGACCACCGGCCCCGCGATGACCCGCGAGGAGGCCAAGCAGGCCATCGAGGTGGGCATCGAGACGGCCCGTGATCTGGTGGCGGCCGGTAACAAGGCGCTGCTCACAGGTGAGATGGGCATCGCCAACACCACGGCCTCCGCCGCCCTGATCGCCGTCTTCACCGGCGCCGACCCCTCCGAGGTCACCGGCCGGGGCACCGGCATCAACGACGAGACCCTCGCCCGCAAGACCGAGGTCGTCCGCCGTGCCATCGAACTCCACCAGCCGGACCCCGCCGACCCCATCGGCGTCCTGGCAGCCATCGGCGGCTTCGAACACGCCGCCATCGTCGGCCTCCTCCTCGGCGGCGCCTCCCTCCGTACACCGGTGATCCTCGACGGCGTCAGCGCCGGCGCGGCCGCCCTGGTGGCCCGCGCCATCGCTCCCGAGGTCCTCGCCGCGTGCATCGCGGGCCACCGCAGTGCGGAGCCGGGCCATGTGGCCGCCCTCCAGAAACTGGGCCTGCGCCCCCTGGTCGACCTCGACCTCCGCCTCGGCGAGGGCACCGGCGCCCTCCTGGCCCTCCCGGTGGTCCAGAGCGCGGCACGAGCGATGCACGAGGTGGCGACGTTCGACTCGGCGGGGGTGACCGAGAAGTAG
- the cobA gene encoding uroporphyrinogen-III C-methyltransferase, translating to MAEHPAYPVGLRLAGRRVVVVGGGQVAQRRLPALIAAGADIVLVSPSATPSVEAMVDAGELTWEKRRYAEGDLAEAWYVLIATGDPEANARASAEAERHRIWCVRSDSAEEATAWTPATGHSEGVTVAVLTARAEGRDPRHTAAIRDAVVEGLRDGTLVAPHHRTRTPGVSLVGGGPGDPDLITVRGRRLLAEADVVIADRLGPRDLLAELPPHVEVIDAAKIPYGRFMAQEAINNALIEHAKQGKSVVRLKGGDPYVFGRGMEELQALAEAGIPCTVVPGISSSISVPSAAGIPVTHRGVAHEFTVVSGHVAPDDERSLVDWPALARLTGTLVILMGVDKIGRIAETLVTNGKSPDTPVALIQEGTTAAQRRVDATLATVAETVRTAEVKPPAVIVIGEVVKVGPGTHA from the coding sequence ATGGCCGAACACCCCGCCTACCCCGTAGGCCTCCGCCTCGCCGGCCGCCGCGTGGTCGTCGTCGGCGGCGGCCAGGTCGCCCAGCGCCGCCTGCCCGCCCTCATCGCGGCCGGTGCCGACATCGTCCTCGTCTCGCCGAGCGCGACACCCTCCGTGGAGGCGATGGTGGACGCGGGCGAGCTGACCTGGGAGAAGCGCCGCTACGCGGAGGGCGACCTCGCCGAGGCCTGGTACGTCCTGATCGCCACCGGCGACCCGGAGGCGAACGCCCGCGCGTCCGCTGAGGCGGAGCGCCACCGCATCTGGTGCGTGCGCTCCGACAGCGCCGAGGAGGCCACCGCCTGGACTCCTGCGACCGGCCACAGCGAGGGCGTCACGGTCGCCGTCCTCACCGCCCGCGCCGAGGGCCGCGACCCTCGCCACACCGCCGCCATCCGTGACGCGGTCGTCGAGGGCCTGCGCGACGGCACCCTCGTCGCCCCCCATCACCGCACCCGCACCCCCGGCGTCTCCCTCGTCGGCGGTGGTCCCGGTGACCCGGACCTGATCACCGTGCGCGGACGCCGCCTCCTCGCCGAGGCCGATGTCGTCATCGCCGACCGCCTCGGCCCCCGCGACCTCCTCGCCGAACTCCCGCCCCACGTCGAGGTGATCGACGCGGCGAAGATCCCGTACGGCCGCTTCATGGCGCAGGAGGCCATCAACAACGCGCTGATCGAACACGCGAAGCAGGGCAAGTCGGTCGTCCGCCTCAAGGGCGGTGACCCGTACGTCTTCGGTCGCGGCATGGAGGAGCTCCAGGCCCTCGCCGAGGCCGGCATCCCGTGCACGGTCGTCCCCGGCATCTCCAGCTCGATCTCCGTCCCGAGCGCGGCCGGCATCCCGGTCACCCACCGGGGCGTCGCCCACGAGTTCACCGTGGTCAGCGGCCATGTGGCCCCCGACGACGAGCGCTCCCTGGTGGACTGGCCGGCCCTGGCACGCCTCACCGGCACCCTCGTGATCCTCATGGGCGTCGACAAGATCGGCCGGATCGCGGAGACCCTGGTGACGAACGGCAAGTCCCCGGACACCCCGGTCGCCCTGATCCAGGAGGGCACCACGGCCGCACAGCGCCGGGTCGACGCGACCCTCGCCACCGTCGCCGAGACCGTGCGGACGGCAGAGGTCAAGCCGCCGGCGGTCATCGTCATCGGCGAGGTGGTGAAGGTGGGCCCCGGGACGCACGCCTAA
- a CDS encoding RNA methyltransferase, which translates to MADLITVEDPDDPRLRDYTGLTDVELRRRREPAEGLFIAEGEKVIRRAKEAGYEMRSMLLSAKWVDVMRDVIDELPAPVYAVSPELAEQVTGYHVHRGALASMQRKPLQTADQLLGAARRVVIMESVNDHTNIGAIFRSAAALGMDAVLLSPDCADPLYRRSVKVSMGAVFSVPYARLDTWPKGLDAVRDAGFALLALTPDEKAKSLDEAAPHRMDRVALMLGAEGDGLSTKALMSADEWVRIPMAHGVDSLNVGAAAAVAFYAVATGRPHPAP; encoded by the coding sequence GTGGCCGATCTCATCACCGTTGAGGACCCCGACGACCCGCGCCTGCGCGACTACACCGGCCTGACCGACGTGGAGCTGCGCCGCAGACGCGAACCCGCCGAGGGCCTGTTCATCGCCGAGGGCGAGAAGGTCATCAGACGGGCCAAGGAAGCCGGCTACGAGATGCGCTCGATGTTGCTCTCCGCGAAGTGGGTCGACGTCATGCGCGACGTCATCGACGAACTCCCGGCCCCCGTCTACGCGGTCAGCCCCGAGCTCGCCGAACAGGTCACCGGCTACCACGTGCACCGGGGCGCCCTCGCCTCCATGCAGCGCAAGCCGCTGCAGACGGCCGACCAGCTCCTGGGGGCCGCCCGCCGGGTCGTGATCATGGAGTCGGTCAACGACCACACCAACATCGGCGCGATCTTCCGCTCCGCCGCCGCCCTCGGCATGGACGCGGTCCTGCTCTCCCCGGACTGCGCCGACCCGCTCTACCGCCGTAGCGTCAAGGTCTCCATGGGCGCGGTCTTCTCGGTCCCTTACGCCCGTCTCGACACCTGGCCCAAGGGCCTCGACGCCGTACGCGACGCCGGTTTCGCCCTCCTCGCCCTCACCCCGGACGAGAAGGCGAAGTCCCTGGACGAGGCCGCCCCGCACCGTATGGACCGCGTGGCCCTGATGCTCGGCGCCGAGGGCGACGGCCTCTCCACCAAGGCCCTCATGTCCGCCGACGAATGGGTCCGCATCCCGATGGCCCACGGGGTCGACTCCCTCAACGTGGGCGCGGCGGCGGCGGTCGCCTTCTACGCGGTGGCGACGGGCCGCCCACACCCGGCCCCGTAA
- a CDS encoding protein kinase domain-containing protein, translated as MNMAMMRLRREDPRVVGSFRIHRRLGAGGMGVVYLGSDRRGQRVALKVIRPDLAEDQEFRSRFAREVSAARRIRGGCTARLVAADLEADRPWFATQYVPGPSLHDKVAEEGPMSAADVAAVGAALSEGLVAVHEAGVVHRDLKPSNILLSPKGPRIIDFGIAWATGASTLTHVGTAVGSPGFLAPEQVRGAAVTPATDVFSLGATLAYAATSDSPFGHGSSEVMLYRVVHEEPQLRGVPDALAPLVRACLAKAPDERPSTLQLSLRLKEIAAREAQGLADVRPPAPRGDPDRPSGRLAEQYVDQRTLRQPPETRRAQPGAAGTPSPRTGGGSRTGGGGGAHTGGGSRSGARPGSSRNTSGAGKRPAPRSGAGRPGPRTNGTGRRPANPRLLRQRLFVFVVVTLLAALGIATAQGCQGPSRGLGDDGLRPERAVVESGGS; from the coding sequence ATGAACATGGCGATGATGCGCCTGAGGCGCGAGGACCCGCGCGTCGTCGGCTCGTTCAGGATCCACAGACGGCTCGGCGCGGGCGGAATGGGCGTCGTCTACCTGGGCTCCGACCGGCGTGGACAGCGCGTCGCGCTCAAGGTGATCCGGCCGGATCTGGCGGAGGACCAGGAGTTCCGGTCGCGGTTCGCGCGCGAGGTGTCGGCGGCGCGGCGGATCAGGGGCGGGTGCACCGCCCGGCTGGTCGCCGCCGATCTGGAGGCGGACCGTCCGTGGTTCGCCACGCAGTACGTGCCGGGGCCGTCGCTGCACGACAAGGTCGCCGAGGAGGGGCCCATGTCGGCCGCCGACGTGGCCGCCGTCGGTGCCGCCCTCTCCGAGGGGCTCGTGGCCGTGCACGAGGCCGGGGTCGTGCACCGGGATCTGAAGCCGTCCAACATCCTGCTGTCCCCGAAGGGGCCGCGGATCATCGACTTCGGCATCGCCTGGGCGACCGGGGCGTCCACTCTGACCCATGTCGGCACGGCCGTCGGGTCGCCCGGGTTCCTCGCGCCCGAGCAGGTGCGCGGGGCCGCGGTCACACCGGCCACGGACGTCTTCTCCCTCGGGGCCACCCTCGCCTACGCGGCGACCTCCGACTCACCCTTCGGACATGGCAGTTCGGAGGTCATGCTCTACCGGGTGGTGCACGAGGAACCGCAGCTGCGCGGCGTGCCCGACGCGCTCGCCCCGCTGGTCCGCGCCTGTCTGGCGAAGGCCCCGGACGAGCGGCCCAGCACCCTGCAACTGTCGCTGCGGCTCAAGGAGATCGCCGCACGTGAGGCGCAGGGGCTGGCCGATGTCCGCCCGCCCGCGCCGCGCGGCGATCCGGACCGGCCCTCGGGGCGGCTCGCGGAGCAGTACGTCGACCAGCGGACGTTGCGGCAGCCGCCGGAGACCCGTCGGGCGCAGCCGGGTGCGGCGGGTACGCCGTCGCCGCGGACCGGAGGTGGCTCCCGGACGGGCGGGGGCGGCGGTGCACACACCGGTGGCGGCTCGCGGTCGGGGGCCCGGCCCGGGTCGTCGCGCAACACCTCCGGGGCGGGGAAGCGGCCCGCACCGCGCAGTGGTGCGGGGCGGCCGGGGCCGCGGACCAACGGGACCGGGCGGCGGCCCGCCAATCCCCGGCTGCTGCGGCAGCGGCTCTTCGTCTTCGTCGTGGTGACGTTGCTGGCCGCGCTCGGGATCGCGACGGCCCAGGGGTGCCAGGGGCCGTCGCGGGGCCTCGGGGACGACGGTCTCCGGCCCGAGCGGGCGGTTGTGGAGTCGGGCGGCAGTTGA
- a CDS encoding aminoglycoside phosphotransferase family protein translates to MTATTDADADVLPALRAKVRRATHPHPTPCAHPDTVLAARADGTVVRHADTVAKAHAPNTDPTRLALRLTVAAANPDTLLAPLDPTPTPLHGRLVTFWPYGTPVDPDTPEAAPWVEAATLLARFHRQTPPPGLPPMRGPVKAARAIARLEATAPHHPATPSILRAWRTLPAWARNEAPMPDTATLCHGDLHLGQLVRHPATTGPWRLIDVDDLGVGVPTWDLARPAAWFACGLLHPDDWTRFLTAYQRAGGPAVPPHGDPWPSLDVPARALTVQTAALAIAKSTAAGHPLDDAQQSVVDACDRIGSIPPELVEPFPK, encoded by the coding sequence ATGACCGCCACAACCGACGCCGACGCCGACGTACTCCCCGCCCTTAGGGCCAAGGTGCGACGCGCGACCCACCCCCACCCCACCCCCTGCGCGCACCCCGACACGGTCCTCGCGGCACGCGCAGACGGCACGGTCGTCCGTCACGCGGACACCGTCGCCAAGGCCCACGCCCCCAACACCGACCCCACCCGGCTGGCCCTCCGCCTGACCGTCGCCGCCGCTAACCCCGACACCCTCCTGGCGCCCCTCGACCCCACCCCCACCCCCCTCCACGGCCGCCTCGTCACGTTCTGGCCGTACGGCACCCCAGTCGACCCCGACACCCCGGAGGCCGCCCCCTGGGTGGAGGCGGCCACCCTCCTCGCCCGCTTCCACCGACAGACCCCACCCCCGGGCCTGCCGCCCATGCGCGGCCCGGTCAAGGCCGCCCGGGCCATCGCCCGCCTCGAAGCCACGGCACCCCACCACCCCGCCACGCCATCGATCCTCCGCGCCTGGCGCACCCTCCCCGCCTGGGCGAGGAACGAGGCACCCATGCCGGACACGGCCACCCTCTGCCACGGCGATCTGCACCTCGGGCAACTGGTCCGCCACCCCGCGACCACCGGCCCCTGGCGCCTCATCGACGTCGACGACCTGGGCGTGGGAGTCCCCACCTGGGACCTCGCCCGCCCGGCGGCCTGGTTCGCCTGCGGCCTCCTGCACCCCGACGACTGGACCCGCTTCCTCACCGCATACCAGCGGGCCGGCGGCCCCGCGGTCCCCCCGCACGGGGACCCCTGGCCCTCACTGGACGTACCGGCCCGCGCACTGACCGTGCAGACCGCGGCCCTGGCGATCGCGAAGTCCACCGCGGCCGGTCACCCCCTCGACGACGCGCAGCAGTCCGTTGTGGACGCATGTGACCGAATAGGAAGCATCCCGCCGGAGTTGGTGGAGCCTTTCCCGAAGTAG
- a CDS encoding zf-TFIIB domain-containing protein, with translation MQCPKCHAPMHTYNRSGVQIEQCSGCRGIFLDYGELEALTRLEGQWAGGPGVPPPPAAPQYPAGGGHNAPAWGAPHGGHHGGHHGGHHGGQHNRGFGHMLFSS, from the coding sequence ATGCAGTGTCCGAAGTGCCATGCGCCGATGCATACCTACAACCGCAGTGGCGTCCAGATCGAGCAGTGCAGCGGCTGTCGCGGGATCTTCCTCGACTACGGCGAGTTGGAGGCGCTGACCCGCCTGGAGGGTCAGTGGGCCGGTGGCCCGGGCGTCCCCCCGCCGCCGGCCGCTCCGCAGTACCCGGCGGGCGGCGGCCACAACGCCCCGGCCTGGGGCGCCCCGCACGGCGGTCACCATGGTGGGCACCACGGCGGCCACCACGGGGGTCAGCACAACCGAGGCTTCGGTCACATGCTGTTCTCCAGCTGA
- a CDS encoding chorismate-binding protein — protein MPDLPPLARFGNLVATGLTDVTSDAAALDSSGFWAVCADYEGGLVCARFSDVHRAPAPAPVPGEWRGPRVDDWTSSLDRAAYTAGVRRIREHIAAGEVYQANLCRVLSAPVAPDADVDALTALLARGNPAPFAGTIRLPVHGVEIATASPELFLRREGRLVESGPIKGTGATEADLLEKDYAENVMIVDLVRNDIGQVCATGTVTVPDLCAVEKHPGLVHLVSLVRGELREHAGWPELLAATFPPGSVTGAPKSSALRIIDALETAPRGPYCGGVGWVDADRGTAELAVGIRTFWIDRAAGELRFGTGAGITWGSDPEAEWRETELKAARLLAVASGTYEASGRTLT, from the coding sequence GTGCCCGACCTCCCTCCGCTCGCCCGCTTCGGCAACCTCGTGGCCACCGGTCTCACCGATGTGACCAGCGACGCCGCCGCCCTGGACTCCTCCGGCTTCTGGGCCGTGTGCGCGGACTACGAGGGTGGTCTGGTGTGCGCGCGCTTCAGTGACGTACATCGCGCGCCCGCGCCCGCCCCCGTGCCGGGGGAGTGGCGCGGGCCGCGCGTCGACGACTGGACGTCCTCGCTCGACCGCGCTGCGTACACGGCGGGTGTACGCCGCATCCGTGAGCACATCGCCGCCGGCGAGGTGTACCAGGCGAACCTCTGCCGGGTGCTCTCGGCGCCCGTCGCGCCGGACGCGGATGTGGACGCCCTGACCGCGCTGCTGGCCCGCGGCAACCCGGCCCCCTTTGCAGGAACGATTCGCCTCCCGGTGCACGGTGTCGAGATCGCCACTGCCTCCCCCGAACTCTTTCTGCGCCGCGAGGGCAGGCTCGTCGAATCCGGTCCGATCAAGGGCACCGGAGCGACCGAGGCGGACCTCCTGGAGAAGGACTACGCCGAGAACGTCATGATCGTCGACCTTGTCCGCAACGACATCGGGCAGGTCTGCGCCACCGGCACCGTGACCGTCCCCGACCTCTGCGCCGTGGAGAAGCACCCGGGGCTGGTGCACCTGGTGTCGTTGGTGCGCGGTGAACTGCGCGAGCACGCAGGCTGGCCCGAACTGCTAGCCGCCACCTTCCCGCCCGGCTCCGTCACCGGGGCGCCCAAGTCGAGCGCCCTGCGGATCATCGACGCCCTGGAGACCGCCCCGCGCGGCCCTTACTGCGGGGGAGTCGGCTGGGTCGACGCCGACCGGGGCACCGCCGAGCTGGCCGTCGGCATCCGCACCTTCTGGATCGACCGGGCGGCGGGCGAACTGCGCTTCGGCACCGGCGCGGGCATCACCTGGGGGTCGGACCCCGAGGCGGAATGGCGCGAGACCGAGCTGAAGGCCGCCCGGCTGCTCGCGGTAGCGTCGGGGACGTACGAGGCGAGTGGGAGGACCCTTACGTGA
- a CDS encoding aminodeoxychorismate lyase: MKIWLDGGLQDTDSARVSVLDHGLTVGDGVFETVKAVGGRPFALTRHLDRLALSARGLGLPEPDLDEVRRACSAVLEAEPVALGRLRITYTGGLSPLGSDRGDHGPTLVVALGETARRADSTAAITVPWTRNERGALTGLKTTSYAENVVALARAHEQGATEALFANTVGQLCEGTGSNVFVVLDGELHTPPVASGCLAGITRALVVEWTGARETDLPLDVLDRADEIFLTSSLRDVQAVHRVDARELSAAPGPVTVKAMRVFDERSGDDLDP; the protein is encoded by the coding sequence GTGAAGATCTGGCTCGACGGCGGACTGCAGGACACCGACTCCGCCCGTGTCTCCGTCCTCGACCACGGACTGACCGTGGGTGACGGCGTCTTCGAGACCGTGAAGGCGGTCGGGGGCCGGCCGTTCGCGCTGACCCGCCACCTCGACCGGCTGGCCCTCTCGGCCCGCGGACTCGGTCTGCCCGAGCCCGACCTCGACGAGGTGCGCCGCGCCTGCTCCGCAGTCCTGGAGGCCGAACCGGTCGCGCTCGGCCGGCTGCGCATCACCTACACCGGCGGCCTCTCCCCGCTCGGCTCCGACCGCGGCGACCACGGCCCGACGCTCGTCGTCGCCCTCGGCGAGACCGCCCGGCGGGCCGACTCCACCGCCGCGATCACCGTCCCGTGGACCCGCAACGAGCGCGGCGCCCTCACCGGCCTGAAGACCACCTCGTACGCCGAGAACGTCGTCGCTCTCGCCCGCGCCCACGAACAGGGCGCCACCGAGGCGCTGTTCGCCAACACGGTGGGGCAGCTCTGCGAGGGCACGGGCTCCAACGTCTTCGTCGTCCTCGACGGGGAGCTCCACACACCGCCGGTCGCCTCCGGTTGCCTCGCGGGCATCACCCGCGCCCTCGTCGTCGAGTGGACCGGCGCCCGCGAGACCGACCTGCCGCTGGACGTCCTGGACCGCGCCGACGAGATCTTCCTGACGTCGAGCCTGCGCGACGTACAGGCCGTGCACCGTGTCGACGCCCGCGAGCTGTCGGCCGCCCCTGGCCCGGTGACGGTCAAGGCGATGCGTGTCTTCGACGAGCGGTCCGGCGACGACCTGGATCCGTGA